A single region of the Kryptolebias marmoratus isolate JLee-2015 linkage group LG10, ASM164957v2, whole genome shotgun sequence genome encodes:
- the jade1 gene encoding protein Jade-1, which yields MKRIRHPSSSDDSDNGSSSTCWSQHSSQHRRGTGQKPSEVFRTDLITAMKVHDSYQLNPEDYYVLADPWRQEWEKGVQVPVSPQSIPQLVARVLAEKGKEVMFIRPKKLIRTSGTEALGYVDIRTLAEGMCRYDLNEEDVAWLQIINEEFAEMAMPPLDELTMERVMEEFERCCHENMTHAVETGEGLGIEFDEDVVCDVCLSPDGEDNNEMVFCDKCNICVHQACYGIQKVPKGSWLCRICALGILPKCQLCPKKGGAMKPTRSGTKWVHVSCALWIPEVSIGNPEKMEPITNVSHIPSNRWALICCLCKEKTGACIQCSAKNCRTAFHVTCGLHAGLDMNTVLTEDDEVKFKSFCPKHSGLEGAEPGAKGSPREKRRWASSDQEELSNQQQEKRVNLRKMKLQEMEEEFYQFVEVEEVAKNLKLSPEVVDFLYQYWKLKRKASFNQPLLVPKKDEEESLARCEQEVLLRRLQLFTHLRQDLERVRNLTYMVTRREKMKRSLCKIHEQIFQHQIRLLDHELLNGDPSEKDLETLFSLGWLSSQGSASPLTHSGLKSKRGSAKQRRRRSGDGKSPPDPSPSDRKLPETKDGKSSRIPEGGGDGGGAKVQKSHMRLQIFLPKLQRPEVLLESAAVKLHKPAGATGPRRDAAGRENEALVRRKDEPEERARKRRGDVTEGCQVSGLGAKHLEKTVSIRLVDIRNSDSDERFGDERATKRSAANLNTNKASLVPGAVSRTNGWLRKPPDRDAHLKTWGKFRVPKRSNKPLREEQEAERSKPLLRPLTNTSAPSYPRTRLRTGTENDVGDGELEPCLKQCHAHKLRGDSSLGRQYGADVIRRGVLAS from the exons ATGAAGAGAATCCGACACCCCAGCAGCAGCGACGACTCCGACAATGGAA GTAGCTCCACCTGCTGGTCCCAACACTCGTCGCAGCACCGGAGGGGAACCGGGCAGAAACCCTCCGAG GTTTTCAGGACTGACCTGATCACAGCCATGAAGGTCCACGACTCGTATCAGCTGAACCCGGAGGACTACTACGTCCTGGCGGACCCGTGGAGGCAGGAGTGGGAGAAGGGTGTCCAGGTCCCCGTCAGTCCTCAGTCCATTCCACAGCTGGTTGCCAG AGTGCTGGCGGAGAAAGGAAAGGAGGTCATGTTCATCCGGCCGAAGAAGCTGATCCGGACGTCCGGGACTGAGGCGCTCGGCTACGTGGACATCCGGACGCTGGCGGAGGGAATGTGCCGCTACGACCTGAACGAGGAGGACGTGGCATGGCTGCAGATCATCAACGAGGAGTTCGCAGAGATGG CCATGCCGCCGCTGGACGAGCTCACGATGGAGCGGGTGATGGAGGAGTTCGAGCGCTGCTGCCACGAGAACATGACGCACGCCGTGGAGACGGGGGAGGGGCTTGGCATCGAGTTCGACGAGGACGTGGTCTGCGACGTCTGCCTGTCGCCGGACGGGGAGGACAATAACGAGATGGTGTTCTGCGACAAGTGCAACATCTGCGTCCATCAG gcGTGTTACGGCATCCAGAAAGTCCCAAAAGGCAGCTGGCTGTGTCGGATTTGTGCGCTCGGCATCCTCCCAAAGTGCCAGCTGTGCCCCAAGAAGGGCGGAGCCATGAAGCCGACGCGCAGCGGCACCAAGTGGGTCCACGTCAGCTGTGCCTTGTGGATCCCAGAG GTGAGCATCGGGAACCCGGAGAAAATGGAGCCCATCACCAACGTGTCGCACATTCCCAGCAACCGGTGGGCTCTGATCTGCTGCCTGTGCAAAGAGAAGACGGGAGCCTGCATCCAG TGTTCTGCCAAAAACTGCCGGACGGCGTTCCACGTGACGTGCGGGCTCCACGCCGGCCTGGACATGAACACGGTGCTGACGGAGGACGACGAGGTGAAGTTCAAGTCCTTCTGCCCCAAACACTCCGGGCTGGAAGGAGCCGAGCCCGGCGCCAAGGGGAGCCCCCGGGAGAAGAGGAGGTGGGCGAGCAGCGACCAGGAGGAGCTCAGCAACCAGCAGCAGGAGAAGAGGGTCAACCTCCGCAAGATGAAGCTccaggagatggaggaggagttCTACCAGTtcgtggaggtggaggaggtggccAAGAACCTGAAGCTGTCCCCGGAGGTGGTGGACTTCCTCTACCAGTACTGGAAACTGAAGCGCAAAGCCAGCTTCAACCAGCCGCTCCTGGTGCCCAAGAAGGACGAGGAGGAGAGCCTGGCGCGCTGCGAGCAGGAGGTGCTGCTGCGGCGCCTGCAGCTGTTCACGCACCTCCGGCAGGACCTGGAGAGG GTCCGTAACTTGACCTACATGGTGACGCGGCGGGAGAAGATGAAGCGCTCGCTCTGTAAAATCCACGAGCAGATCTTCCAGCACCAGATCCGTCTGCTGGACCACGAGCTGCTGAACG GCGATCCCTCGGAGAAGGACCTGGAGACGCTCTTCTCCCTCGGATGGTTGTCGTCGCAGGGCTCCGCCTCCCCGCTGACTCACTCTGGACTGAAATCCAAGCGAGGCTCGGcgaagcagaggaggaggagaagcggCGACGGGAAAAGCCCGCCCGACCCGTCACCGTCCGACAGGAAGCTCCCGGAGACGAAGGACGGCAAGAGCTCCCGAATCCCGGAGGGCGGTGGCGACGGCGGCGGCGCCAAAGTCCAGAAGTCCCACATGAGGCTGCAGATCTTCCTCCCGAAGCTCCAGAGGCCAGAGGTCCTTCTGGAATCCGCTGCCGTCAAGCTGCACAAACCCGCGGGCGCCACAGGCCCGAGGCGAGACGCCGCGGGGCGAGAAAACGAGGCGCTGGTGAGGCGGAAAGACGAGCCGGAGGAGCGAGCGAGGAAGAGGCGGGGCGACGTGACGGAGGGCTGCCAGGTGAGCGGGCTCGGGGCGAAGCACCTGGAGAAGACGGTGTCCATCAGGCTGGTTGACATCAGGAACTCGGACTCAGACGAGCGGTTCGGAGACGAGCGGGCGACCAAACGGAGCGCCGCCAACCTAAACACTAACAAAGCCAGCCTGGTTCCCGGCGCCGTGTCCAGAACCAACGGCTGGCTCCGAAAGCCCCCCGACCGGGACGCACACCTGAAGACCTGGGGCAAGTTCCGGGTCCCCAAGAGGAGCAACAAGCCGCTgagggaggagcaggaggcgGAGCGTAGCAAGCCCCTCCTCCGGCCGCTCACCAACACGTCGGCGCCGTCGTACCCCAGGACGCGGCTCCGCACCGGCACCGAGAACGACGTGGGCGACGGCGAGCTGGAGCCCTGCCTGAAGCAGTGCCACGCCCACAAACTGAGGGGCGACTCGTCGCTGGGGCGCCAGTACGGCGCCGACGTGATCCGCCGGGGCGTGCTGGCGTCCTGA
- the nsd2 gene encoding histone-lysine N-methyltransferase NSD2 isoform X1: MLMLTPVSPERFDGMDSIGSSLPSMPEPANPVSMKQPPESLSVGKGHGDIGSDPALLMDKAAAQLAATLQDGVLQKMASHGHNNHSQERLKALTSLVLNGDQEALPKLCTPEPPMLQGAEAPATNATHQLNGTPHAEPELKVTIPQVVRQPPFEPSSANGTSLVAATEGALSAHSERQDVKKRKGRLHKPKPPLSCGSSAAGAAPPDPPGAADEQVVESGLTEQVKSRFSVGDLVWTKVSGYPWWPCMVTTDPEFSCHFKKKQKAANARSGCVYHVQYFGDAPERGYIFEKNMVPFTGEDQYLQLSQSNKQPASCSAHRKTAPSVPRKLQAQWNMGIIQAKETLGLSPEKRLENFGFLYDESGSHLNPHIPEKLKPESRLGPDLSSLLSLAASAPDKRAEPIVRQKKVRSRKDGRLPAKTGGRKKPVASSADGGAEGASLQVSAPVKKERKKRSKRSPTDAAADPQPKKRRRTSEKQASILEDGSKKRRRKKTDKDVKEARKWTKKSKSPLNDERGAETLKRRRKRKQEAENPAAASRAKKRRSSPCPDPEGSGSEERPDSPIDSLDGTKKSERKKELVCQVCERAGEDLLPCEGQCCGAFHLDCLGLSLKPDKLLCQECSSGAHKCFICKQPEGEVRRCHVPHCGKFYHEACVRLNPLTMFDNKGFRCPLHACLSCHYGACTKLRSTKGRLMRCLRCPVAYHVGDLCVAAGSEMITNTAIVCTNHFNAKKGYSHHSHVNVSWCFVCSKGGQLLCCESCPAAFHPDCLNIAMPDGSWFCNDCRAGKKPRYRDIIWVKLGTYRWWPAEIHHPKNVPVNIQHLRHEIGEFPVFFFGSRDYFWTHQGRVFPYMEGDRGSRHQRTGIGKVFKNALLEAEARFKEMKIKREAKEAQENSRKPPPYKFIKVNKPFGRVQVYTADVSEIPKCNCKPADERPCGFESECLNRMLQYECHPQVCPSGERCCNQDFTKRLYPDTKIIKTPGKGWGLISLRDIKKGEFVNEYIGELIDEEECRARIKFAHENNITNFYMLTIDKDRIIDAGPKGNYSRFMNHSCQPNCETQKWTVNGDTRVGLFAVCDVPAGTELTFNYNLDCLGNEKTICRCGAPNCSGFLGDRPKNSNGPTAEPKAKRLKRKYKRRKSEGKKKSEDECFRCRDGGQLVLCGKKTCTKAFHLSCLNLAKRPFGRWDCPWHHCDVCGKNSEAFCQLCPNSFCKAHQEGALRPWPATGQLCCGEHDEQEAQDGPAQVPSSETNAVSAAVTGRPKGSRKLETKTKSSKRKAAEA; this comes from the exons ATGCTAATGCTAACG CCCGTGAGCCCGGAGCGGTTTGATGGGATGGACAGCATTGGTAGCTCCTTGCCTTCGATGCCCGAACCAGCCAACCCAGTCAGCATGAAGCAGCCGCCCGAGTCCCTGAGTGTAGGAAAAGGCCACGGGGACATCGGCAGCGACCCCGCTCTGCTGATGGACAAAGCCGCGGCGCAGCTGGCGGCCACGCTGCAGGACGGCGTCCTCCAGAAGATGGCCAGCCACGGTCACAACAACCACAGCCAGGAGAGGCTGAAAGCCCTGACCTCTCTGGTGCTGAACGGCGACCAGGAAGCGCTGCCGAAGCTCTGTACTCCAGAGCCGCCGATGCTCCAAGGCGCCGAAGCCCCCGCCACCAACGCCACCCATCAGCTGAACGGCACGCCTCACGCCGAGCCCGAGTTAAAGGTGACGATCCCGCAGGTGGTCAGGCAGCCGCCGTTTGAGCCGTCCTCTGCTAACGGAACCAGCCTGGTCGCTGCCACCGAAGGCGCTTTATCTGCGCACAGCGAAAGGCAAGACGTGAAGAAAAGGAAGGGGCGGCTCCACAAACCCAAACCTCCGCTGAGCTGCGGCTCCTCGGCTGCAGGCGCGGCGCCACCTGACCCACCTGGAGCCGCCGATGAG CAGGTGGTGGAGTCGGGACTGACGGAGCAGGTCAAGTCCCGGTTTTCCGTCGGGGATCTCGTTTGGACGAAGGTGTCCGGTTATCCCTGGTGGCCCTGCATGGTGACCACCGACCCGGAGTTCAGCTGTCACTtcaagaagaagcagaaag CAGCGAACGCCAGGTCGGGCTGCGTTTACCACGTGCAGTATTTCGGCGACGCCCCGGAGAGAGGCTACATCTTCGAGAAGAATATGGTTCCTTTCACCGGCGAGGATCAGTACCTTCAGCTCAGCCAGAGCAACAAGCAGCCGGCGTCCTGCTCAGCTCACAGAAAG ACGGCGCCCTCCGTGCCGCGGAAGCTCCAGGCTCAGTGGAACATGGGCATCATTCAGGCCAAGGAGACCCTCGGCCTCTCGCCCGAGAAGCGCCTGGAGAACTTCGGGTTCCTTTACGACGAAAGCGGGTCCCATCTGAACCCGCACATCCCGGAGAAGCTGAAACCGGAGTCCCGGCTCGGCCCGGATCTCTCCTCCCTGCTG AGTCTCGCAGCCTCGGCGCCGGATAAACGGGCCGAGCCCATCGTACGCCAGAAGAAGGTCAGAAGTCGCAAAGATGGTCGGCTTCCTGCAAAGACGGGAGGCAGAAAGAAACCCGTGGCGTCTTCGGCTGACGGCGGCGCGGAGGGAGCGTCTCTTCAGGTTTCAGCTCCAG tgAAAAAAGAGCGAAAGAAGAGGTCTAAAAGGTCGCCGACAGACGCCGCGGCGGATCCGCAGCCCAAAAAGAGACGCAGAACCAGTGAGAAACAG GCCTCCATCTTAGAGGACGGgagtaaaaagagaagaaggaagaaaactGACAAAGACGTGAAAGAAGCCAGAAAATGGACCAAGAAGTCGAAGAGTCCCCTAAACG ACGAGCGCGGCGCGGAGACACTGAAGCGCCGGaggaaaaggaaacaggaagcagagaacCCGGCGGCGGCCTCGAGGGCCAAGAAGAGACGGTCCTCCCCCTGTCCTGACCcggag GGTTCTGGGAGCGAGGAGCGACCCGATTCTCCGATCGACAGCTTGGACGGGACGAAGAAGAGCGAGCGGAAGAAGGAGCTCGTCTGTCAG GTGTGCGAGCGAGCCGGCGAGGACCTGCTTCCCTGCGAGGGTCAGTGCTGTGGAGCGTTTCACCTGGACTGCCTGGGTCTGTCCCTCAAACCGGACAAGCTGCTCTGCCAGGAGTGCAGCTCAG GAGCTCATAAATGCTTCATCTGCAAGCAGCCGGAGGGCGAGGTCCGCCGCTGCCACGTGCCCCACTGCGGTAAGTTTTACCATGAGGCCTGCGTCCGCCTCAACCCGCTCACCATGTTCGACAACAAGGGCTTCCGCTGCCCGCTGCACGCCTGCCTCAGCTGCCACTACGGCGCCTGCACCAAGCTCAGGTCCACTAAAG GCCGGTTGATGCGCTGCCTCCGGTGCCCCGTCGCGTACCACGTGGGCGACCTGTGCGTGGCCGCCGGCAGCGAGATGATCACCAACACAGCCATCGTTTGCACCAACCACTTCAACGCCAAGAAGGGCTacagccaccacagccacgTCAACGTCAGCTGGTGTTTCGTCTGCTCCAAAG GAGGCCAGCTGCTGTGCTGCGAGTCCTGTCCCGCCGCCTTCCACCCGGACTGCCTGAACATCGCCATGCCCGACGGGAGCTGGTTCTGCAACGACTGCCGGGCCGGGAAGAAGCCCCGATACAGAGACATCATCTGGGTCAAACTGGGGACGTACCG ATGGTGGCCAGCGGAGATCCACCACCCCAAAAACGTCCCCGTCAACATCCAGCACCTGCGGCACGAGATCGGAGAGTTCCCCGTCTTCTTCTTTGGTTCCAGGGATTACTTCTGGACCCACCAGGGCCGGGTCTTCCCCTACATGGAGGGCGACAGGGGCAGCAGGCATCAGAGGACCGGGATCGGCAAAGTCTTTAAGAACG CTCTGTTAGAGGCTGAAGCTCGATTCAAGGAAATGAAGATAAAACGGGAGGCCAAGGAAGCTCAAGAAAACAGCCGAAAACCTCCTCCCTACAAATTCATCAAG GTCAACAAACCCTTCGGCAGGGTTCAGGTCTACACGGCCGACGTCTCCGAGATCCCCAAGTGCAACTGCAAGCCGGCGGACGAGCGGCCGTGCGGCTTCGAGTCGGAGTGCCTGAACCGCATGCTGCAGTACGAGTGCCACCCCCAGGTGTGTCCGAGCGGCGAGCGCTGCTGCAACCAGGACTTCACCAAGCGCCTCTACCCGGACACCAAGATCATCAAGACCCCGGGGAAGGGCTGGGGCCTCATCTCCCTGAGGGACATCAAGAAG GGCGAGTTTGTCAACGAGTACATCGGCGAGCTGATTGACGAGGAGGAGTGCCGGGCGAGGATCAAGTTCGCCCACGAGAACAACATCACCAACTTCTACATGCTGACCATCGATAAG GACCGGATCATCGACGCCGGGCCCAAAGGGAACTACTCCCGCTTCATGAACCACAGCTGCCAGCCCAACTGCGAGACGCAGAAGTGGACGGTGAACGGGGACACCCGGGTCGGGCTGTTCGCCGTCTGCGACGTCCCGGCAG GGACGGAGCTGACCTTCAACTACAACCTGGACTGCCTCGGCAACGAGAAGACCATCTGCCGCTGCGGCGCGCCCAACTGCAGCGGCTTCCTGGGCGACCGGCCGAAG AACTCGAACGGCCCGACGGCTGAGCCCAAAGCCAAGAGGCTAAAGAGGAAGTacaagaggaggaaaagtgAAGGGAAGAAGAAATCAGAGGATGAGTGTTTCCGCTGCAGAGACGGCGGTCAGCTGGTCCTCTGCGGCAAGAAGACCTGCACCAAAGCTTTCCACCTGTCCTGCCTGAACCTCGCCAAGAGGCCCTTCG GCCGCTGGGACTGTCCCTGGCATCACTGCGACGTCTGCGGGAAGAACTCGGAGGCCTTCTGCCAGCTCTGCCCCAACTCCTTCTGCAAGGCCCACCAGGAGGGGGCGCTGCGTCCCTGGCCCGCCACGGGACAGCTGTGCTGCGGCGAGCACGACGAGCAGGAGGCGCAGGACGGCCCCGCCCAGGTCCCAAGCTCCGAGACCAACGCCGTCAGCGCTGCCGTCACCGGGCGCCCCAAAGGCTCCAGGAAGCTGGAGACCAAAACGAAGAGCTCCAAGAGGAAAGCAGCCGAGGCCTGA
- the nsd2 gene encoding histone-lysine N-methyltransferase NSD2 isoform X2, with protein sequence MLMLTPVSPERFDGMDSIGSSLPSMPEPANPVSMKQPPESLSVGKGHGDIGSDPALLMDKAAAQLAATLQDGVLQKMASHGHNNHSQERLKALTSLVLNGDQEALPKLCTPEPPMLQGAEAPATNATHQLNGTPHAEPELKVTIPQVVRQPPFEPSSANGTSLVAATEGALSAHSERQDVKKRKGRLHKPKPPLSCGSSAAGAAPPDPPGAADEQVVESGLTEQVKSRFSVGDLVWTKVSGYPWWPCMVTTDPEFSCHFKKKQKANARSGCVYHVQYFGDAPERGYIFEKNMVPFTGEDQYLQLSQSNKQPASCSAHRKTAPSVPRKLQAQWNMGIIQAKETLGLSPEKRLENFGFLYDESGSHLNPHIPEKLKPESRLGPDLSSLLSLAASAPDKRAEPIVRQKKVRSRKDGRLPAKTGGRKKPVASSADGGAEGASLQVSAPVKKERKKRSKRSPTDAAADPQPKKRRRTSEKQASILEDGSKKRRRKKTDKDVKEARKWTKKSKSPLNDERGAETLKRRRKRKQEAENPAAASRAKKRRSSPCPDPEGSGSEERPDSPIDSLDGTKKSERKKELVCQVCERAGEDLLPCEGQCCGAFHLDCLGLSLKPDKLLCQECSSGAHKCFICKQPEGEVRRCHVPHCGKFYHEACVRLNPLTMFDNKGFRCPLHACLSCHYGACTKLRSTKGRLMRCLRCPVAYHVGDLCVAAGSEMITNTAIVCTNHFNAKKGYSHHSHVNVSWCFVCSKGGQLLCCESCPAAFHPDCLNIAMPDGSWFCNDCRAGKKPRYRDIIWVKLGTYRWWPAEIHHPKNVPVNIQHLRHEIGEFPVFFFGSRDYFWTHQGRVFPYMEGDRGSRHQRTGIGKVFKNALLEAEARFKEMKIKREAKEAQENSRKPPPYKFIKVNKPFGRVQVYTADVSEIPKCNCKPADERPCGFESECLNRMLQYECHPQVCPSGERCCNQDFTKRLYPDTKIIKTPGKGWGLISLRDIKKGEFVNEYIGELIDEEECRARIKFAHENNITNFYMLTIDKDRIIDAGPKGNYSRFMNHSCQPNCETQKWTVNGDTRVGLFAVCDVPAGTELTFNYNLDCLGNEKTICRCGAPNCSGFLGDRPKNSNGPTAEPKAKRLKRKYKRRKSEGKKKSEDECFRCRDGGQLVLCGKKTCTKAFHLSCLNLAKRPFGRWDCPWHHCDVCGKNSEAFCQLCPNSFCKAHQEGALRPWPATGQLCCGEHDEQEAQDGPAQVPSSETNAVSAAVTGRPKGSRKLETKTKSSKRKAAEA encoded by the exons ATGCTAATGCTAACG CCCGTGAGCCCGGAGCGGTTTGATGGGATGGACAGCATTGGTAGCTCCTTGCCTTCGATGCCCGAACCAGCCAACCCAGTCAGCATGAAGCAGCCGCCCGAGTCCCTGAGTGTAGGAAAAGGCCACGGGGACATCGGCAGCGACCCCGCTCTGCTGATGGACAAAGCCGCGGCGCAGCTGGCGGCCACGCTGCAGGACGGCGTCCTCCAGAAGATGGCCAGCCACGGTCACAACAACCACAGCCAGGAGAGGCTGAAAGCCCTGACCTCTCTGGTGCTGAACGGCGACCAGGAAGCGCTGCCGAAGCTCTGTACTCCAGAGCCGCCGATGCTCCAAGGCGCCGAAGCCCCCGCCACCAACGCCACCCATCAGCTGAACGGCACGCCTCACGCCGAGCCCGAGTTAAAGGTGACGATCCCGCAGGTGGTCAGGCAGCCGCCGTTTGAGCCGTCCTCTGCTAACGGAACCAGCCTGGTCGCTGCCACCGAAGGCGCTTTATCTGCGCACAGCGAAAGGCAAGACGTGAAGAAAAGGAAGGGGCGGCTCCACAAACCCAAACCTCCGCTGAGCTGCGGCTCCTCGGCTGCAGGCGCGGCGCCACCTGACCCACCTGGAGCCGCCGATGAG CAGGTGGTGGAGTCGGGACTGACGGAGCAGGTCAAGTCCCGGTTTTCCGTCGGGGATCTCGTTTGGACGAAGGTGTCCGGTTATCCCTGGTGGCCCTGCATGGTGACCACCGACCCGGAGTTCAGCTGTCACTtcaagaagaagcagaaag CGAACGCCAGGTCGGGCTGCGTTTACCACGTGCAGTATTTCGGCGACGCCCCGGAGAGAGGCTACATCTTCGAGAAGAATATGGTTCCTTTCACCGGCGAGGATCAGTACCTTCAGCTCAGCCAGAGCAACAAGCAGCCGGCGTCCTGCTCAGCTCACAGAAAG ACGGCGCCCTCCGTGCCGCGGAAGCTCCAGGCTCAGTGGAACATGGGCATCATTCAGGCCAAGGAGACCCTCGGCCTCTCGCCCGAGAAGCGCCTGGAGAACTTCGGGTTCCTTTACGACGAAAGCGGGTCCCATCTGAACCCGCACATCCCGGAGAAGCTGAAACCGGAGTCCCGGCTCGGCCCGGATCTCTCCTCCCTGCTG AGTCTCGCAGCCTCGGCGCCGGATAAACGGGCCGAGCCCATCGTACGCCAGAAGAAGGTCAGAAGTCGCAAAGATGGTCGGCTTCCTGCAAAGACGGGAGGCAGAAAGAAACCCGTGGCGTCTTCGGCTGACGGCGGCGCGGAGGGAGCGTCTCTTCAGGTTTCAGCTCCAG tgAAAAAAGAGCGAAAGAAGAGGTCTAAAAGGTCGCCGACAGACGCCGCGGCGGATCCGCAGCCCAAAAAGAGACGCAGAACCAGTGAGAAACAG GCCTCCATCTTAGAGGACGGgagtaaaaagagaagaaggaagaaaactGACAAAGACGTGAAAGAAGCCAGAAAATGGACCAAGAAGTCGAAGAGTCCCCTAAACG ACGAGCGCGGCGCGGAGACACTGAAGCGCCGGaggaaaaggaaacaggaagcagagaacCCGGCGGCGGCCTCGAGGGCCAAGAAGAGACGGTCCTCCCCCTGTCCTGACCcggag GGTTCTGGGAGCGAGGAGCGACCCGATTCTCCGATCGACAGCTTGGACGGGACGAAGAAGAGCGAGCGGAAGAAGGAGCTCGTCTGTCAG GTGTGCGAGCGAGCCGGCGAGGACCTGCTTCCCTGCGAGGGTCAGTGCTGTGGAGCGTTTCACCTGGACTGCCTGGGTCTGTCCCTCAAACCGGACAAGCTGCTCTGCCAGGAGTGCAGCTCAG GAGCTCATAAATGCTTCATCTGCAAGCAGCCGGAGGGCGAGGTCCGCCGCTGCCACGTGCCCCACTGCGGTAAGTTTTACCATGAGGCCTGCGTCCGCCTCAACCCGCTCACCATGTTCGACAACAAGGGCTTCCGCTGCCCGCTGCACGCCTGCCTCAGCTGCCACTACGGCGCCTGCACCAAGCTCAGGTCCACTAAAG GCCGGTTGATGCGCTGCCTCCGGTGCCCCGTCGCGTACCACGTGGGCGACCTGTGCGTGGCCGCCGGCAGCGAGATGATCACCAACACAGCCATCGTTTGCACCAACCACTTCAACGCCAAGAAGGGCTacagccaccacagccacgTCAACGTCAGCTGGTGTTTCGTCTGCTCCAAAG GAGGCCAGCTGCTGTGCTGCGAGTCCTGTCCCGCCGCCTTCCACCCGGACTGCCTGAACATCGCCATGCCCGACGGGAGCTGGTTCTGCAACGACTGCCGGGCCGGGAAGAAGCCCCGATACAGAGACATCATCTGGGTCAAACTGGGGACGTACCG ATGGTGGCCAGCGGAGATCCACCACCCCAAAAACGTCCCCGTCAACATCCAGCACCTGCGGCACGAGATCGGAGAGTTCCCCGTCTTCTTCTTTGGTTCCAGGGATTACTTCTGGACCCACCAGGGCCGGGTCTTCCCCTACATGGAGGGCGACAGGGGCAGCAGGCATCAGAGGACCGGGATCGGCAAAGTCTTTAAGAACG CTCTGTTAGAGGCTGAAGCTCGATTCAAGGAAATGAAGATAAAACGGGAGGCCAAGGAAGCTCAAGAAAACAGCCGAAAACCTCCTCCCTACAAATTCATCAAG GTCAACAAACCCTTCGGCAGGGTTCAGGTCTACACGGCCGACGTCTCCGAGATCCCCAAGTGCAACTGCAAGCCGGCGGACGAGCGGCCGTGCGGCTTCGAGTCGGAGTGCCTGAACCGCATGCTGCAGTACGAGTGCCACCCCCAGGTGTGTCCGAGCGGCGAGCGCTGCTGCAACCAGGACTTCACCAAGCGCCTCTACCCGGACACCAAGATCATCAAGACCCCGGGGAAGGGCTGGGGCCTCATCTCCCTGAGGGACATCAAGAAG GGCGAGTTTGTCAACGAGTACATCGGCGAGCTGATTGACGAGGAGGAGTGCCGGGCGAGGATCAAGTTCGCCCACGAGAACAACATCACCAACTTCTACATGCTGACCATCGATAAG GACCGGATCATCGACGCCGGGCCCAAAGGGAACTACTCCCGCTTCATGAACCACAGCTGCCAGCCCAACTGCGAGACGCAGAAGTGGACGGTGAACGGGGACACCCGGGTCGGGCTGTTCGCCGTCTGCGACGTCCCGGCAG GGACGGAGCTGACCTTCAACTACAACCTGGACTGCCTCGGCAACGAGAAGACCATCTGCCGCTGCGGCGCGCCCAACTGCAGCGGCTTCCTGGGCGACCGGCCGAAG AACTCGAACGGCCCGACGGCTGAGCCCAAAGCCAAGAGGCTAAAGAGGAAGTacaagaggaggaaaagtgAAGGGAAGAAGAAATCAGAGGATGAGTGTTTCCGCTGCAGAGACGGCGGTCAGCTGGTCCTCTGCGGCAAGAAGACCTGCACCAAAGCTTTCCACCTGTCCTGCCTGAACCTCGCCAAGAGGCCCTTCG GCCGCTGGGACTGTCCCTGGCATCACTGCGACGTCTGCGGGAAGAACTCGGAGGCCTTCTGCCAGCTCTGCCCCAACTCCTTCTGCAAGGCCCACCAGGAGGGGGCGCTGCGTCCCTGGCCCGCCACGGGACAGCTGTGCTGCGGCGAGCACGACGAGCAGGAGGCGCAGGACGGCCCCGCCCAGGTCCCAAGCTCCGAGACCAACGCCGTCAGCGCTGCCGTCACCGGGCGCCCCAAAGGCTCCAGGAAGCTGGAGACCAAAACGAAGAGCTCCAAGAGGAAAGCAGCCGAGGCCTGA